In a single window of the Acidobacteriota bacterium genome:
- a CDS encoding amino acid adenylation domain-containing protein, which translates to MTATQLDRGKRNALLRRALEARRSQKQASSAAADAAMTSAQERLWFLERFTPGTPLFNITRAFELRGALDADRLEQALDRLIARHEALRTGFRTVDGQPLPFVVPSASFALERRDLTELASAARSVALEEIEAELARRPFDLEAPPLLRSLLVRVEEDHYRWLLSLHHLVFDGWSLDVLLRQLGTLWESLGAPPRGGSEAAGLAPEAVPFSDYQRWQADGGLRDADGAYWRDLLAGPLPVLDLATDHRRPEVASLAGDGLHFRLPTAELRQLAQRAGVSLFSVLLSGWALTLGRLAQQGRVVVGTPVANRLRQETEDTIGLFVNTLPLVLDVTGEGTVLDLLQRVHERLLEGLAHQGYPFARMVEDAAPGRRLGYTPFFQNLFSFQNAQGEALKLSGVEVDGPRVVEKGAVELDLMMTLEERPDGAVDGRFGYRTELFTEATATSFLDAYRQVLAAMAAAPDGLPARIPLVPPEAVVVPVAGDWPRDVSLYDLFVTQAAVQPQKVALSWALGDGDESLTYGELAERVEGLAAHLQSLGVGPDVAVAVALPRSGDLVVALLAVMAAGGAYVPLDPSYPRTRLEHMLDDSGADLVISEAGVLPRELVADRQVVTVAAGDEHEGNLSPVLGADSRLAYIIYTSGSTGRPKGVASSHRGAVSLLRWARRELADEVPDGVAAVTSVCFDLSVFELFFPLAWGGSVVLLENPLALGRLPSGLASRIRWLNTVPSVAAEWLRQEAIPPTVQRLSLAGEPLRRSLADGLYDLPGVTEVYNLYGPSEDTTYSTGVLVPRREATEPSLGTAITETGAYVTDDRLELLPQGAAGELCLAGAGLARGYHGQPARTAESFRPDPWSGEPGGRVYRTGDRVRRRADGELEFLGRFDHQVKVRGLRIELGEIETALEAHPAVRAAAAGVEGVAEDAVLRTWYVADGEPLSDDELRTFLGRKLPQFMVPTSFRRLDELPRSPNGKLDRAALPVGQDDDLPTAPPVAPRNRLEAVVAACWGEVLERSSVSVREDFFALGGHSLKAVRVLSRIYQELGVELPLRTLFEAPTVERLAAHLASVGALPEGGGEIPRRAAEQPPASYAQRRLWFIDRLEPGAVAFNLPVAFRLRGELDDGALSAALEDLTRRHEVLRSHFAVDGGEPVQVISPPSPVALRRVVAEGDDGLREQAVEEAAVAFELTTGPLFRAVLVELGDDDHGLLLTLHHSVGDGVSLDILFGDLAAFYDARRSGLEADLEPLSVQYGDYAEWQRARLSAAAMAEHVDWWRENLAGLPPVLDLPTDRPRPATQSYRGGLVRRVLPESAANALRQLARQHGVSLFMVLLTAYQELLRRYCGVEDLVTGTAMDSRRRRQLEPLIGLFLDILVVRGDFRRRPTFGEALERLRQAVLAAQEHAEVPFEKLVEELVPERSLAYAPLVQAVYAFVEKGRRRLALEGLEVSPVEVPQETSKSDLSLQATELDDGLELLVGYRADLFDRSTAERLAGHLAHLLTALPANARRPLEHTPWMDETERAEVLAAWRGPERRRPPFRSVAAEILSRAEERAEQTAVEDDGGRLSYGDLAQRARALAARLRKGRGAEETPIAVLLDSDTAGVVASLAVWLAGAPLLRLDPDYPDERLQMLLAEAGVEQVITRGELTSRLPAGLEAVLLAGAAPAAGALTAVEAEALAYVVFTSGSTGTPKGVEVSHGALARHCLEMIEKLELTPVDRVLQFAAPVFDVAFEQLLPPLMAGATVVLRGHRLWTTDELRRRLTNLTVVDLPSAYWQQLVRDAQGAVGGDQAADWGSLRLVLVGGDVFPASSVGEWHQVGPPAVRVLNAYGPTEATITATIHDLDGARDGQRPRVPIGRPLGNREVRILDDRGEPVPWGVPGELLLGGEGLARGYRGDPRKTAAAFVPDPFASEPGGRLYRSGDRARFLADGAIDFLGRRDHQVKVRGFRIELGEVEAALLAHPAVREAVVTAPLEERSQERMLAAYLVGEVDDGEMRDHLAERLPPYMRPAALVHLDALPKTPNGVILRSALPAISAEEAADDEYLAPRTASEELLAGLWAEILDRRRIGVEDNFFDIGGHSLDATRLIHRLEEVSGIVLEVTDIFFAQTVEELAEVFEEALLEAVEDGSGGEAEESDESLLTEGAWQEGAMRHSDATEESLPEELRRAFDGRLRRALERSAYEEAIPRRDEIGPAPLSWSQEILWFVENQGTNPPSIYRFYPTLGLTGALDRAALAETFKALGRRHDILHTRFAANAEGHSFQEVVADFELHPLEVDLTALPEERRAPEAARRIGIESNHAFDLSRPSMMRPVLFRHHETLHWLLLSVHHIIVDDWAFGVLFRELSALYEAFCLRRRSALPELSIQYADYALWERQRLTGDYFERLQAYWHGRFADGLPQIRLRTDRPRPALPSYRGSYSEAVLPAELVSALRQRSREEDASLFMALLAAFKLVLSSRSGQRDVMVACANANRPRQEAEALLGSFFNLMLLRTELTGDPTLRQLLGRVKETALGAYAHQEFPFILVAPGYQPEGLPPGKPPIQALFTFQNAPPGGVALHGLEVESVHVDSHVATDLDLLLSIKDAGDELYVGLVYDSDVFTAETLDEMQAEYRAYLEAMVASPDAPLSELGEAFE; encoded by the coding sequence CTCGAGCGCTTCACCCCCGGCACGCCGCTGTTCAACATCACCCGGGCCTTCGAGCTGCGGGGTGCCCTCGACGCTGATCGCCTCGAGCAGGCCCTCGATCGGCTGATCGCCCGCCACGAGGCCCTGCGCACCGGCTTTCGCACCGTCGATGGCCAGCCGCTGCCTTTCGTCGTTCCGTCGGCGAGCTTCGCCCTCGAGCGCAGAGATCTCACGGAGCTCGCTTCGGCAGCGCGGTCGGTGGCCCTGGAGGAGATCGAAGCAGAGCTGGCGCGGCGGCCCTTCGACCTCGAGGCCCCGCCCCTGTTGCGCTCTCTTCTGGTGAGGGTCGAGGAGGACCACTACCGCTGGCTGCTGTCGCTGCATCACCTGGTCTTCGATGGCTGGTCGCTGGACGTTCTCTTGCGCCAGCTGGGAACGCTGTGGGAGTCCCTGGGGGCGCCGCCGCGAGGGGGCTCGGAGGCGGCGGGCTTGGCGCCGGAGGCGGTGCCCTTCTCGGACTATCAGCGCTGGCAGGCCGACGGTGGTTTGCGCGACGCCGATGGCGCCTACTGGCGGGATCTACTGGCTGGGCCGCTGCCGGTGCTCGATTTGGCCACCGACCATCGGCGGCCGGAGGTCGCTTCCCTGGCCGGTGATGGCCTGCACTTTCGTTTGCCGACGGCGGAGCTGCGGCAGCTCGCCCAACGCGCTGGGGTCAGCCTGTTCTCGGTGCTGCTCAGCGGCTGGGCCCTGACCCTCGGCCGCCTCGCCCAGCAGGGCCGCGTCGTGGTCGGCACGCCGGTCGCCAACCGGCTGCGGCAGGAGACCGAAGACACCATCGGTCTGTTTGTCAACACCCTGCCGCTGGTCCTCGACGTGACCGGCGAGGGCACCGTCCTCGACCTGCTGCAGCGGGTCCATGAGCGGCTGCTCGAAGGACTGGCCCACCAGGGCTATCCCTTCGCCCGCATGGTCGAGGATGCCGCTCCGGGACGCCGTCTCGGCTACACCCCTTTCTTCCAGAACCTGTTCTCCTTCCAGAATGCCCAGGGCGAGGCCTTGAAGCTCTCCGGTGTCGAGGTCGACGGACCGCGAGTGGTCGAGAAGGGCGCCGTCGAGCTCGACCTCATGATGACCCTCGAGGAGCGCCCCGACGGCGCCGTCGATGGGCGCTTCGGGTACCGCACAGAGCTGTTCACGGAGGCGACGGCGACGAGCTTCCTGGACGCATACCGCCAGGTGTTGGCGGCGATGGCCGCGGCTCCGGATGGGCTGCCGGCGAGAATCCCTCTGGTGCCGCCGGAGGCGGTGGTGGTGCCGGTGGCCGGTGACTGGCCGCGCGACGTCAGCCTCTACGATCTCTTCGTCACCCAGGCGGCGGTGCAGCCGCAGAAGGTGGCGCTCTCCTGGGCGCTGGGCGATGGCGACGAGTCCTTGACCTATGGCGAGCTCGCCGAGCGGGTCGAAGGGCTGGCGGCTCATCTGCAATCCCTCGGCGTGGGGCCTGACGTGGCGGTCGCCGTGGCGCTGCCGCGGAGCGGCGATCTGGTCGTTGCGCTGCTCGCCGTGATGGCCGCGGGCGGGGCCTACGTGCCCCTCGATCCGAGCTACCCGCGGACTCGCCTGGAGCACATGCTCGACGACAGCGGTGCCGATCTGGTGATCAGCGAGGCGGGAGTGCTGCCGCGGGAGCTGGTCGCCGACCGCCAGGTGGTGACGGTCGCTGCCGGCGACGAGCACGAGGGCAACCTGAGTCCGGTCTTGGGGGCCGACTCGCGGCTCGCCTACATCATCTACACCTCCGGCTCGACGGGGCGCCCCAAAGGCGTCGCCTCGAGCCATCGCGGCGCCGTCAGTCTGCTGCGCTGGGCGCGCCGAGAGCTTGCCGACGAGGTTCCCGACGGTGTGGCGGCGGTGACCTCCGTGTGCTTCGACCTGTCGGTCTTCGAGCTCTTCTTTCCGCTCGCCTGGGGCGGCAGCGTGGTGCTGCTCGAGAATCCCCTGGCGCTGGGGCGCCTGCCGAGCGGTCTGGCGAGCCGGATCCGTTGGCTCAACACGGTGCCTTCGGTGGCCGCCGAGTGGCTGCGCCAGGAGGCCATTCCGCCGACCGTGCAGCGCCTCTCCCTGGCCGGTGAGCCGCTGCGCCGCTCCCTCGCCGATGGTCTCTACGATCTGCCCGGCGTCACCGAGGTCTACAACCTCTATGGCCCCTCCGAGGACACCACCTACTCCACCGGCGTGTTGGTACCGCGTCGAGAAGCCACCGAGCCGAGCCTCGGAACGGCGATCACCGAGACCGGTGCCTACGTGACCGATGATCGCCTCGAGCTGCTTCCCCAGGGGGCGGCCGGCGAGCTTTGCCTGGCCGGCGCCGGGCTGGCTCGCGGCTACCACGGTCAGCCGGCACGGACCGCCGAGAGCTTTCGCCCGGATCCCTGGAGCGGTGAGCCCGGTGGCCGGGTCTACCGCACCGGCGACCGCGTGCGGCGCCGCGCCGACGGCGAGCTCGAGTTCCTCGGCCGCTTCGATCATCAGGTCAAGGTCCGCGGATTGCGCATCGAGCTGGGCGAGATCGAGACCGCCCTCGAGGCTCATCCCGCCGTGCGGGCGGCGGCGGCCGGCGTCGAGGGAGTGGCGGAGGATGCCGTGCTGCGGACCTGGTACGTGGCGGACGGCGAGCCTCTGTCGGACGACGAGCTGCGGACCTTCCTCGGGCGGAAACTGCCGCAGTTCATGGTGCCGACGAGCTTTCGACGTCTCGACGAGCTGCCGCGGTCTCCGAACGGCAAGCTCGATCGCGCCGCCCTGCCGGTGGGGCAGGATGATGACCTTCCGACGGCGCCACCGGTGGCGCCGCGCAACCGTCTCGAGGCGGTGGTCGCGGCCTGCTGGGGTGAGGTGCTGGAGCGCTCTTCGGTCAGCGTCCGGGAGGACTTCTTCGCCCTCGGGGGGCACTCCCTGAAGGCGGTGCGGGTGCTCTCCCGGATCTACCAGGAGCTGGGAGTCGAGCTTCCCCTGCGGACCCTCTTCGAGGCTCCGACGGTGGAGCGTCTGGCCGCCCACCTGGCATCCGTCGGAGCGTTGCCGGAAGGCGGCGGGGAGATCCCCCGGCGGGCCGCCGAGCAGCCGCCCGCATCCTATGCCCAGCGCCGCCTGTGGTTCATCGATCGCCTCGAGCCGGGGGCGGTGGCGTTCAATCTGCCGGTGGCCTTCCGCCTGCGCGGCGAGCTCGACGACGGGGCCCTGTCGGCGGCCCTCGAAGACCTGACGCGGCGCCATGAGGTTCTGCGCAGCCATTTCGCCGTCGATGGCGGTGAGCCGGTGCAGGTGATCTCGCCGCCGTCGCCGGTGGCCTTGCGTCGGGTGGTCGCCGAGGGCGACGACGGCCTGCGGGAACAGGCCGTCGAGGAGGCTGCCGTGGCTTTCGAGCTGACCACCGGCCCGCTCTTCCGAGCCGTGCTGGTGGAGCTCGGGGACGACGATCATGGCCTGCTCCTGACGCTGCATCACAGCGTCGGCGACGGCGTCTCCCTGGACATCCTCTTCGGCGACCTGGCGGCCTTCTATGACGCCCGCCGGTCCGGCCTCGAGGCCGACCTCGAGCCGCTGTCGGTACAGTACGGCGACTATGCCGAGTGGCAGCGGGCTCGCCTCTCGGCGGCCGCGATGGCGGAGCATGTCGACTGGTGGCGAGAGAATCTGGCGGGATTGCCGCCGGTGCTCGACCTGCCGACCGATCGGCCGCGGCCGGCGACCCAGAGCTATCGCGGTGGGCTCGTCCGGCGGGTGCTGCCGGAATCAGCGGCGAACGCCCTGCGGCAGCTCGCGCGGCAGCACGGGGTCAGTCTCTTCATGGTGTTGCTGACGGCTTACCAGGAGCTGCTGCGGCGCTACTGCGGCGTCGAGGACCTGGTCACCGGAACCGCCATGGACAGCCGTCGGCGGCGCCAGCTCGAGCCCTTGATCGGGCTCTTCCTCGACATCCTGGTGGTGCGCGGCGACTTCCGTCGGCGCCCGACCTTCGGCGAGGCCCTGGAACGTCTCCGGCAAGCGGTCTTGGCGGCCCAGGAGCACGCCGAGGTGCCCTTCGAGAAGCTCGTCGAAGAGCTGGTGCCGGAACGCAGCTTGGCCTACGCGCCGCTGGTCCAGGCGGTCTATGCCTTCGTCGAGAAGGGGCGCCGCCGGCTGGCCCTCGAAGGCCTCGAGGTGAGCCCCGTCGAGGTGCCGCAGGAGACCTCGAAGTCGGACCTCAGCCTGCAGGCGACGGAGCTCGACGACGGTCTCGAGCTGCTCGTCGGCTATCGCGCCGATCTCTTCGATCGCAGTACCGCCGAGCGCCTCGCCGGCCACCTCGCCCACCTGCTCACCGCGCTGCCGGCGAACGCTCGGCGACCCCTCGAGCACACCCCTTGGATGGACGAGACCGAACGCGCCGAGGTCCTCGCTGCCTGGCGGGGGCCGGAGCGTCGTCGGCCGCCTTTCCGCTCGGTGGCGGCGGAGATTCTGTCCCGGGCCGAGGAACGCGCCGAGCAGACCGCCGTCGAGGACGATGGTGGCCGTCTGTCCTACGGTGATCTGGCGCAGCGGGCGCGCGCCCTGGCGGCGCGTTTGCGAAAAGGACGCGGCGCGGAGGAGACCCCGATCGCGGTGCTCCTCGATTCGGATACGGCGGGGGTGGTGGCGTCCCTCGCCGTCTGGCTCGCCGGCGCGCCTTTGCTGCGCCTCGATCCCGACTATCCGGACGAGCGTCTGCAGATGCTGCTGGCAGAGGCCGGGGTCGAGCAGGTCATCACCCGCGGTGAGCTCACCTCGCGGTTGCCGGCCGGCCTCGAAGCGGTGTTGCTGGCCGGCGCAGCGCCGGCAGCCGGGGCTCTCACCGCGGTCGAGGCGGAGGCCCTCGCCTATGTCGTGTTCACTTCGGGTTCGACCGGCACGCCGAAGGGCGTCGAGGTTTCCCACGGCGCCCTGGCGCGCCATTGCCTCGAGATGATCGAGAAGCTCGAGCTGACTCCGGTGGATCGGGTGTTGCAGTTCGCGGCGCCGGTGTTCGATGTCGCCTTCGAGCAGCTCTTGCCGCCGCTGATGGCGGGGGCGACGGTGGTGCTGCGCGGCCACCGCCTGTGGACCACCGACGAGCTGCGCCGTCGGCTGACCAACCTGACGGTGGTCGATCTACCGTCCGCCTACTGGCAGCAGCTGGTGCGTGATGCGCAGGGCGCGGTCGGAGGTGATCAGGCGGCCGACTGGGGCTCTCTCCGCCTGGTGCTGGTGGGCGGCGACGTCTTCCCGGCGAGCTCGGTGGGTGAGTGGCACCAGGTCGGTCCGCCGGCGGTACGGGTGCTCAACGCCTACGGGCCCACCGAGGCCACCATCACGGCGACCATCCACGACCTCGACGGGGCCCGCGATGGCCAGCGACCGCGGGTCCCCATCGGGCGGCCCCTGGGCAACCGCGAGGTGCGCATCCTGGACGATCGCGGCGAGCCGGTGCCGTGGGGAGTCCCCGGTGAGCTGCTTCTCGGCGGCGAGGGTTTGGCCCGCGGTTACCGTGGCGATCCGCGCAAGACGGCGGCCGCCTTCGTGCCGGATCCCTTCGCCAGCGAGCCCGGCGGCCGTCTCTACCGCAGCGGCGATCGAGCCCGTTTCCTGGCCGATGGTGCCATCGACTTCCTCGGTCGCCGCGATCATCAGGTGAAGGTGCGCGGCTTCCGCATCGAGCTCGGAGAGGTGGAGGCGGCGCTGCTGGCTCATCCGGCGGTGCGCGAAGCGGTGGTGACGGCGCCGCTCGAGGAACGTTCCCAGGAGCGCATGTTGGCCGCCTATCTGGTTGGCGAGGTCGACGATGGCGAGATGCGCGATCACCTCGCCGAGCGCCTGCCGCCCTACATGAGGCCCGCCGCCCTGGTGCACCTCGACGCTCTGCCGAAAACCCCCAACGGCGTCATTCTGCGCAGCGCCCTGCCGGCGATCTCGGCGGAGGAAGCCGCCGATGACGAGTACCTGGCGCCGCGAACCGCCAGCGAAGAGCTGCTCGCCGGGCTGTGGGCCGAGATCCTCGATCGGCGGCGCATCGGTGTCGAGGACAACTTCTTCGACATCGGCGGTCACTCCCTCGATGCCACCCGCCTGATCCATCGCCTCGAGGAGGTCTCCGGGATCGTTCTCGAGGTCACCGACATCTTCTTCGCCCAGACCGTGGAGGAGCTCGCCGAGGTCTTCGAGGAGGCTTTGCTCGAGGCGGTCGAGGACGGCTCCGGTGGCGAGGCCGAGGAGAGCGACGAGTCACTGCTCACCGAGGGCGCCTGGCAGGAGGGCGCCATGCGTCACTCGGACGCCACCGAGGAGTCTCTTCCGGAGGAGCTGCGGCGGGCCTTCGACGGTCGCCTGCGGCGGGCTCTCGAGCGCAGCGCCTATGAGGAAGCGATTCCGCGGCGCGACGAGATCGGACCGGCGCCCCTGTCCTGGTCCCAGGAAATTCTCTGGTTCGTCGAAAACCAGGGCACCAATCCGCCGAGCATCTATCGCTTCTATCCCACCCTCGGGCTCACCGGCGCACTCGATCGGGCGGCCCTGGCCGAAACCTTCAAGGCCCTCGGGCGCCGTCACGACATTCTGCACACCCGTTTCGCCGCCAATGCCGAGGGCCACAGCTTCCAGGAAGTGGTGGCGGACTTTGAGCTCCACCCCCTGGAGGTCGATCTCACCGCCTTGCCGGAGGAGCGGCGCGCTCCCGAGGCGGCGCGCCGAATCGGCATCGAGAGCAACCATGCCTTCGACCTGTCGCGACCCTCGATGATGCGGCCGGTGCTGTTCCGCCATCACGAGACGCTCCACTGGCTGCTGCTCTCGGTGCACCACATCATCGTCGACGACTGGGCCTTCGGGGTGCTGTTCCGCGAGCTCTCGGCCCTCTACGAGGCCTTCTGTCTGCGCCGGCGGTCCGCCCTGCCGGAGCTCTCGATCCAGTATGCCGACTACGCCCTGTGGGAGCGCCAGCGCCTCACCGGCGACTACTTCGAGCGCCTGCAGGCTTACTGGCACGGTCGCTTCGCCGACGGTCTGCCGCAGATTCGACTGCGCACCGATCGGCCGCGGCCGGCGCTGCCCAGCTATCGCGGCAGCTACTCCGAGGCGGTCCTGCCGGCGGAGCTGGTTTCGGCCCTCCGGCAGCGCAGCCGGGAGGAGGACGCCAGCCTCTTCATGGCTCTGCTGGCGGCCTTCAAGCTGGTGCTGTCGAGCCGCTCCGGCCAGCGCGACGTGATGGTCGCCTGCGCCAACGCCAACCGCCCGCGGCAAGAGGCGGAAGCGCTTCTCGGCAGCTTCTTCAACCTGATGCTGCTGCGCACCGAGCTGACCGGCGATCCCACCCTGCGGCAGCTCCTCGGGCGGGTCAAGGAAACCGCCCTCGGCGCCTACGCCCACCAGGAGTTTCCGTTCATCCTGGTGGCGCCCGGCTATCAGCCCGAGGGTTTGCCGCCGGGGAAGCCGCCGATCCAGGCCTTGTTCACCTTCCAGAACGCGCCGCCGGGCGGGGTCGCTCTCCACGGCCTCGAGGTCGAGAGCGTCCACGTCGACAGCCACGTCGCCACTGATCTCGACCTCCTGCTGTCGATCAAGGACGCCGGCGACGAGCTCTACGTCGGCCTGGTCTACGACAGCGACGTCTTCACCGCCGAGACCCTCGACGAGATGCAGGCCGAGTACCGCGCCTATCTCGAGGCGATGGTGGCGAGCCCGGACGCGCCGCTGTCCGAGCTCGGGGAGGCCTTCGAGTGA